From Camelus dromedarius isolate mCamDro1 chromosome 2, mCamDro1.pat, whole genome shotgun sequence, one genomic window encodes:
- the SLC19A1 gene encoding reduced folate transporter isoform X7 — protein sequence MKMAVCLPGPGVWDCSRCPGIRGHQVPRPLPSPAVSRRGPGGMALSGQEAEKQGPAEPRPGREPESWWCLVSYLCFYGFMAQMRPGESFITPYLLGPDKNFTQKQVTNEITPVLSYSYLAVLVPVFLLTDYLRYKPVLLLQGLSYVSVWLLLLFGSSVLHMQLMELFFSVTMAARIAYSSYVFSLVPPAHYQRVAGYSRAAVLLGVFTSSVLGQLLVTVGRVPFSTLNYVSLAFLTFSLVLALFLRRPKRSLFFNRSAPAGASPSELDQMNPGPGQPTGGRPGPAAAWRDLALARVLRELGHNLRLPQLRLWSLWWVFNSTGYYLIVYYVHILWNVVNPTMDSTRVYNGGADAASTLLGAITSFAAGFVKIRWAVWAKLVIAAVTVVQAGLVFLMYRTDSIWLCYMAFVLFRGSYQFLVPIATVLISICGRSFCHRRDPVTVPSVPLPGWRSII from the exons ATGAAGATGGCAGTGTGCTTGCCTGGCCCTGGGGTCTGGGACTGCTCCCGCTGCCCCGGGATTCGGGGGCACCAG GTCCCGCGTCCCCTCCCGTCTCCCGCAGTGTCGCGCCGGGGGCCTGGCGGCATGGCGCTCTCGGGCCAGGAGGCGGAGAAGCAGGGCCCCGCAGAGCCCCGGCCGGGCCGCGAGCCAGAGTCCTGGTGGTGCCTGGTGTCCTACCTCTGCTTCTACGGCTTCATGGCTCAGATGCGGCCAGGGGAGAGCTTCATCACGCCCTACCTCCTGGGCCCTGACAAGAACTTCACGCAGAAGCAG GTCACCAACGAGATCACGCCGGTACTGTCGTACTCCTACCTGGCTGTGCTGGTGCCCGTCTTCCTGCTGACCGACTACCTGCGCTACAAGCCGGTGCTGCTGCTGCAGGGCCTGAGCTACGTGTCCGTGTGGCTCCTCCTGCTGTTCGGCTCGTCTGTGCTGCACATGCAGCTCATGGAGCTCTTCTTCAGCGTCACCATGGCCGCCCGCATTGCCTACTCCTCCTACGTCTTCTCGCTCGTGCCCCCCGCCCACTACCAGCGCGTGGCCGGCTACTCGCGGGCCGCGGTGCTGCTCGGTGTCTTCACCAGCTCCGTGCTGGgccagctgctggtcactgtggGCCGCGTCCCCTTCTCCACGCTCAACTACGTCTCGCTGGCCTTCCTCACCTTCAGCCTGGTCCTTGCGCTCTTCCTGAGACGCCCCAAGCGCAGCCTCTTCTTCAACCGCAGCGCGCCCGCCGGGGCCTCGCCCTCCGAGCTGGACCAGATGAACCCGGGCCCCGGCCAGCCCACGGGCGGCAGGCCCGGGCCGGCTGCGGCCTGGCGGGACTTGGCCCTCGCTCGTGTGCTCCGGGAGCTGGGCCACAACCTGCGGTTGCCGCAGCTGCGCCTCTGGTCCCTCTGGTGGGTCTTCAACTCCACCGGCTACTACCTCATTGTCTACTACGTGCACATCCTGTGGAACGTGGTCAACCCCACCATGGACTCCACAAGGGTCTACAACGGCGGGGCTGATGCCGCCTCCACTCTGCTCG GTGCCATCACCTCCTTTGCGGCGGGCTTCGTGAAGATCCGCTGGGCGGTGTGGGCGAAGCTGGTCATCGCGGCGGTGACTGTGGTGCAGGCCGGGCTGGTCTTCCTCATGTACAGGACGGACAGCATCTGGCTGTGCTACATGGCCTTCGTGCTCTTCCGCGGCTCCTACCAGTTCCTGGTGCCCATCGCCAC TGTGCTTATCTCCATATGTGGTAGGAGCTTCTGTCACAGACGTGACCCAGTTACTGTGCCCTCAGTCCCACTTCCGGGCTGGAGGAGCATCATCTGA
- the SLC19A1 gene encoding reduced folate transporter isoform X4, with translation MKMAVCLPGPGVWDCSRCPGIRGHQVPRPLPSPAVSRRGPGGMALSGQEAEKQGPAEPRPGREPESWWCLVSYLCFYGFMAQMRPGESFITPYLLGPDKNFTQKQVTNEITPVLSYSYLAVLVPVFLLTDYLRYKPVLLLQGLSYVSVWLLLLFGSSVLHMQLMELFFSVTMAARIAYSSYVFSLVPPAHYQRVAGYSRAAVLLGVFTSSVLGQLLVTVGRVPFSTLNYVSLAFLTFSLVLALFLRRPKRSLFFNRSAPAGASPSELDQMNPGPGQPTGGRPGPAAAWRDLALARVLRELGHNLRLPQLRLWSLWWVFNSTGYYLIVYYVHILWNVVNPTMDSTRVYNGGADAASTLLGAITSFAAGFVKIRWAVWAKLVIAAVTVVQAGLVFLMYRTDSIWLCYMAFVLFRGSYQFLVPIATSSSTSCTSWCSLSPTSSRPCWWGCSTSDGASTSPCRQPRN, from the exons ATGAAGATGGCAGTGTGCTTGCCTGGCCCTGGGGTCTGGGACTGCTCCCGCTGCCCCGGGATTCGGGGGCACCAG GTCCCGCGTCCCCTCCCGTCTCCCGCAGTGTCGCGCCGGGGGCCTGGCGGCATGGCGCTCTCGGGCCAGGAGGCGGAGAAGCAGGGCCCCGCAGAGCCCCGGCCGGGCCGCGAGCCAGAGTCCTGGTGGTGCCTGGTGTCCTACCTCTGCTTCTACGGCTTCATGGCTCAGATGCGGCCAGGGGAGAGCTTCATCACGCCCTACCTCCTGGGCCCTGACAAGAACTTCACGCAGAAGCAG GTCACCAACGAGATCACGCCGGTACTGTCGTACTCCTACCTGGCTGTGCTGGTGCCCGTCTTCCTGCTGACCGACTACCTGCGCTACAAGCCGGTGCTGCTGCTGCAGGGCCTGAGCTACGTGTCCGTGTGGCTCCTCCTGCTGTTCGGCTCGTCTGTGCTGCACATGCAGCTCATGGAGCTCTTCTTCAGCGTCACCATGGCCGCCCGCATTGCCTACTCCTCCTACGTCTTCTCGCTCGTGCCCCCCGCCCACTACCAGCGCGTGGCCGGCTACTCGCGGGCCGCGGTGCTGCTCGGTGTCTTCACCAGCTCCGTGCTGGgccagctgctggtcactgtggGCCGCGTCCCCTTCTCCACGCTCAACTACGTCTCGCTGGCCTTCCTCACCTTCAGCCTGGTCCTTGCGCTCTTCCTGAGACGCCCCAAGCGCAGCCTCTTCTTCAACCGCAGCGCGCCCGCCGGGGCCTCGCCCTCCGAGCTGGACCAGATGAACCCGGGCCCCGGCCAGCCCACGGGCGGCAGGCCCGGGCCGGCTGCGGCCTGGCGGGACTTGGCCCTCGCTCGTGTGCTCCGGGAGCTGGGCCACAACCTGCGGTTGCCGCAGCTGCGCCTCTGGTCCCTCTGGTGGGTCTTCAACTCCACCGGCTACTACCTCATTGTCTACTACGTGCACATCCTGTGGAACGTGGTCAACCCCACCATGGACTCCACAAGGGTCTACAACGGCGGGGCTGATGCCGCCTCCACTCTGCTCG GTGCCATCACCTCCTTTGCGGCGGGCTTCGTGAAGATCCGCTGGGCGGTGTGGGCGAAGCTGGTCATCGCGGCGGTGACTGTGGTGCAGGCCGGGCTGGTCTTCCTCATGTACAGGACGGACAGCATCTGGCTGTGCTACATGGCCTTCGTGCTCTTCCGCGGCTCCTACCAGTTCCTGGTGCCCATCGCCAC